One genomic region from Leptolyngbyaceae cyanobacterium JSC-12 encodes:
- a CDS encoding 7-cyano-7-deazaguanine reductase (IMG reference gene:2510096151~PFAM: GTP cyclohydrolase I~TIGRFAM: 7-cyano-7-deazaguanine reductase), translated as MNRPITESNMKETYGEEKYGERLIAEGELITFPNPRPGRQYDIHITLPEFTCKCPFSGYPDFATIYITYVPDQKVVELKAIKLYINSYRDRYISHEESVNQILDDFVAACSPLEATIKGDFNPRGNVHTVVEVKYRKHATNQS; from the coding sequence ATGAACCGACCAATCACAGAGTCCAATATGAAAGAGACGTACGGTGAAGAGAAATATGGTGAGCGGTTAATTGCCGAAGGAGAACTCATTACCTTTCCCAATCCACGACCTGGTCGGCAATACGATATTCACATTACTCTGCCCGAATTCACTTGCAAGTGTCCGTTTTCGGGTTACCCAGACTTTGCAACAATTTACATTACCTATGTCCCCGATCAGAAGGTAGTTGAGCTGAAGGCGATCAAGCTATACATCAACAGTTATCGCGATCGCTACATTTCTCATGAAGAGTCCGTGAATCAAATTCTGGATGATTTTGTCGCAGCATGTAGTCCTTTGGAAGCAACCATCAAAGGCGACTTCAATCCGCGTGGCAATGTTCATACTGTGGTTGAAGTAAAATATCGTAAACACGCTACCAATCAATCCTAA
- a CDS encoding nitrogen regulatory protein PII (IMG reference gene:2510096153~PFAM: Nitrogen regulatory protein P-II) — MLHSGATYCKQGVTELKKVEAIIRPFKLDEVKIALVNAGIVGMTVSEVRGFGRQKGQTERYRGSEYTVEFLQKLKIEIVVEDDQVDMVVDKIIVAARTGEIGDGKIFITPVDSIIRIRTGEKNQEAI; from the coding sequence ATGCTACATAGTGGAGCAACCTATTGTAAGCAAGGAGTGACGGAGTTGAAAAAGGTAGAAGCAATTATTCGTCCGTTCAAGCTAGATGAAGTAAAAATCGCACTGGTTAATGCTGGGATCGTTGGGATGACGGTTTCAGAAGTAAGAGGGTTTGGGCGGCAAAAAGGGCAGACTGAACGGTATCGCGGTTCAGAATATACAGTTGAGTTTTTGCAAAAACTCAAAATTGAGATTGTGGTTGAGGATGATCAAGTTGATATGGTGGTCGATAAGATCATTGTTGCGGCTCGGACTGGAGAAATTGGAGATGGCAAAATCTTCATTACTCCAGTGGATTCCATAATCCGTATTCGTACTGGGGAGAAAAACCAGGAAGCAATTTAA
- a CDS encoding ABC-type metal ion transport system, ATPase component (IMG reference gene:2510096154~PFAM: ABC transporter): MIDFPSVSPKIRVENVSLVPNLFRTVTLKPGEFANIHANFLLQDVSFQVFPGDRIALVGASGAGKTSLLRLLNRLSEPTTGTLYFNEQPYPKLPVLQLRQQVMLVLQESKLLGMTVQEALSYPLKLRGIAPKTIQQRIGEWSDRLHLPLEWMSKTEQQLSVGQRQLVAIARALITQPPVLLLDEPTSALDVGRSHQVLELLIHSSENQQTAVIMANHQLDLAARFSTRMLHLQDGRLLADQPSHAVDWAVIEQQLRATELEQTEEWK; this comes from the coding sequence ATGATTGATTTCCCATCTGTATCCCCCAAAATTCGGGTTGAAAACGTCAGTCTGGTACCGAACCTATTTCGGACAGTGACGCTAAAACCGGGTGAGTTTGCCAATATTCATGCCAATTTCTTGCTGCAAGATGTTTCGTTTCAGGTGTTTCCAGGCGATCGCATTGCCCTTGTCGGTGCATCAGGCGCAGGAAAAACCAGCCTATTGAGACTCTTGAATCGATTAAGCGAACCCACCACAGGCACCCTCTATTTCAACGAGCAACCTTACCCAAAACTTCCAGTTTTGCAACTGCGCCAACAAGTCATGCTGGTATTGCAAGAATCAAAACTGCTGGGCATGACGGTGCAAGAGGCGCTGTCATATCCACTCAAACTTCGAGGCATTGCCCCAAAAACCATTCAGCAACGCATCGGAGAATGGAGCGATCGCCTCCACTTGCCATTGGAATGGATGAGTAAAACAGAACAACAGCTTTCGGTAGGACAACGCCAATTGGTGGCGATCGCACGAGCTTTGATTACGCAACCTCCAGTACTCCTATTAGATGAACCCACTTCGGCACTTGATGTCGGGCGCAGTCACCAAGTGCTGGAACTGCTCATCCACTCCAGCGAAAATCAGCAAACAGCCGTGATTATGGCAAATCATCAACTTGATCTGGCAGCAAGATTTTCAACCCGGATGCTGCACTTGCAAGATGGGCGGTTGCTAGCAGATCAACCAAGCCATGCAGTTGATTGGGCTGTTATAGAGCAACAGCTTCGAGCAACCGAGTTAGAACAAACCGAGGAATGGAAATAG
- a CDS encoding hypothetical protein (IMG reference gene:2510096155), with protein MESTSETQPLEQTASTLEQPVTFKISPLIRLTLLLLYGALTVPLPFLPQPEGIHIPTALIWVGIGLGAIALYGALAEQVIVDEQNIRVTYPVWFPRFLRKGWSLAWTDIQALKPRSTGQGGIVYYFLSQTGQAYLLPMRIVGFARLVSLVQAKTGIDTTDVRPLSQPWMYLILLGFTLLLVVVDSWTIWTALTLTT; from the coding sequence GTGGAATCGACTTCTGAGACGCAACCACTGGAGCAAACGGCTTCCACGCTGGAGCAGCCAGTTACCTTCAAAATTTCGCCCTTGATTCGCCTAACGCTGTTGCTACTATATGGAGCATTGACAGTGCCATTGCCGTTTTTGCCGCAGCCAGAAGGCATTCACATTCCCACAGCACTAATCTGGGTTGGCATTGGGTTAGGCGCGATCGCCCTTTACGGTGCCCTGGCAGAACAAGTGATTGTGGATGAGCAGAACATTCGCGTCACCTACCCGGTTTGGTTTCCTCGATTCTTACGGAAAGGATGGTCGCTTGCCTGGACAGATATTCAAGCCCTAAAGCCGCGATCAACTGGGCAAGGAGGCATTGTCTATTACTTTCTAAGTCAGACAGGGCAGGCATACTTATTGCCGATGCGAATAGTAGGTTTTGCTCGATTAGTCAGCCTTGTGCAGGCAAAAACTGGGATTGACACGACGGATGTGCGACCCTTATCCCAACCCTGGATGTATCTGATTTTGTTGGGGTTCACGCTATTGTTGGTGGTGGTTGATAGCTGGACAATTTGGACGGCACTTACTCTCACTACATGA
- a CDS encoding hypothetical protein (IMG reference gene:2510096156), whose amino-acid sequence MGFAIAAYLILAISGGWMVWLRHTHQPRSDWLRPFHFLMGAILSALVLVLLIIGIVGTLGHFGSLGHSSHLYAGLAVVDLVFASAWSAVQISPQRPWARPLHIGVNVVLLIGLIWVTVTGWSVVQKYLPSG is encoded by the coding sequence ATGGGTTTTGCGATCGCGGCTTATCTCATCCTGGCAATTTCGGGTGGCTGGATGGTTTGGCTGCGTCATACTCATCAGCCCCGTTCAGATTGGCTACGTCCATTTCATTTTTTAATGGGAGCGATTTTGTCGGCGTTGGTGCTGGTGCTGTTGATAATCGGGATTGTGGGCACATTGGGACACTTTGGCAGCTTGGGACATTCCAGCCATCTATATGCTGGGCTAGCCGTGGTAGACTTAGTCTTTGCTTCTGCATGGAGTGCGGTGCAAATCAGTCCACAACGACCCTGGGCTAGACCACTCCATATTGGTGTGAATGTAGTATTGCTAATTGGTCTTATTTGGGTAACGGTGACGGGTTGGAGCGTGGTGCAAAAGTATTTACCGAGTGGATAA
- a CDS encoding hypothetical protein (IMG reference gene:2510096152): protein MSNVNTKAAGQPSKAPKPASTSNTASHAPSVPISLYREVANELQITRTTVQSLKTQNQELTQKNQQLRVEIERVVQSALHLRQVADPTWAGQGLFASGATPSPDAIAQPEMVVSDRAAMPVPSAEPPEKRYTEQDAKPHAVASAEPTAEISTWWLIMIICLIVITAFGTGFLIVRPLLPSR, encoded by the coding sequence ATGTCAAATGTGAATACTAAAGCGGCTGGGCAGCCTTCTAAGGCTCCTAAACCCGCCTCTACGTCTAATACTGCATCTCATGCGCCTTCTGTGCCAATCTCGCTATACCGTGAAGTGGCAAACGAGCTACAAATAACTCGCACAACCGTACAATCGCTGAAAACGCAAAACCAAGAACTGACACAGAAGAATCAGCAATTGCGAGTTGAAATCGAGCGAGTTGTACAGTCTGCCTTGCATTTGCGGCAAGTTGCTGATCCCACTTGGGCTGGGCAAGGTTTGTTTGCATCAGGGGCGACGCCTTCACCTGACGCGATCGCCCAACCTGAAATGGTAGTCAGCGATCGCGCTGCTATGCCAGTGCCATCGGCAGAGCCTCCAGAAAAACGTTACACAGAACAGGATGCCAAGCCTCATGCAGTAGCATCAGCAGAACCAACTGCTGAAATTAGCACCTGGTGGCTGATTATGATTATTTGCCTAATTGTCATCACTGCGTTTGGGACTGGTTTTTTAATTGTGCGTCCGTTGTTGCCTTCTCGCTAG